In Labilibaculum sp. DW002, one DNA window encodes the following:
- the buk gene encoding butyrate kinase → MSRDLILALNPRMQFTRIAVYRMNSPVFLKKINHKEEEIGEFDCFCDQTEVRAKIILAELKANDIPLDEIKIIIGRGGLLKPVKSGVYRVNDKMRKDLSDCVYGNDVVNLSGLLADSIAAQIDGASAFVADPVVVDELEDIARITGRPEFKKRSIFHALDQKTSARKYAQSIYKKYEELNLIIAHLGGGISIGAHQKGKVVDSNQAYDGDGPFSPIRSGSLPMGEMIQMCFSGKYTEEELMKMQTGEGGLYAYFKTHSGFAVCKMRDAGDQKAAEVLSAMAYQVAKSIGAMFPVFGSEAVDGIIITGGMAKDETFVREIRTRVEKIAPVTVYPGAEVLGALSHYGRMIERGETEILDYE, encoded by the coding sequence ATGAGTAGAGATCTTATACTTGCCTTAAATCCACGTATGCAATTTACGCGTATCGCGGTTTATCGGATGAATTCTCCGGTTTTTTTGAAGAAAATTAACCACAAAGAGGAAGAAATTGGTGAATTTGATTGTTTTTGTGATCAAACAGAAGTTCGTGCTAAAATTATTTTAGCCGAATTGAAAGCAAATGATATTCCTCTTGATGAAATAAAAATTATTATTGGACGCGGAGGATTATTAAAACCTGTAAAATCTGGTGTATATCGCGTTAATGATAAAATGCGTAAAGATCTTTCTGATTGTGTATATGGTAATGATGTTGTTAACTTGAGTGGCTTGTTAGCTGATTCAATCGCAGCACAAATAGATGGTGCAAGTGCTTTTGTTGCTGATCCAGTGGTGGTTGATGAATTGGAAGATATTGCTAGAATTACTGGACGTCCTGAGTTTAAAAAGCGCTCTATCTTTCATGCTTTGGATCAAAAAACGAGTGCGAGAAAATATGCTCAAAGCATTTATAAAAAATATGAAGAACTGAATTTGATTATTGCTCATCTTGGAGGTGGTATTAGTATTGGTGCCCATCAGAAAGGAAAAGTAGTCGATTCAAATCAGGCTTATGATGGAGATGGACCTTTCTCACCAATTCGAAGTGGTAGTTTGCCAATGGGAGAAATGATTCAGATGTGTTTTTCAGGAAAATATACTGAAGAAGAGCTAATGAAAATGCAAACTGGAGAAGGTGGTTTGTATGCTTATTTTAAAACCCACAGTGGATTTGCTGTTTGTAAAATGAGAGATGCAGGCGATCAGAAGGCGGCAGAAGTTCTTTCTGCAATGGCTTATCAAGTTGCCAAATCGATTGGTGCTATGTTTCCAGTTTTTGGATCTGAAGCTGTTGATGGAATCATCATTACTGGAGGAATGGCAAAAGATGAAACTTTTGTAAGGGAAATCAGAACAAGAGTAGAAAAAATTGCTCCAGTAACTGTCTATCCTGGAGCAGAAGTTTTAGGAGCTCTTAGTCA